The window GCAGACCTTGGTGGGTCTGGGACACAGCCTGGAGCAAATTGTGCACAGCTGGTCTCGGGTGTAGAGGAGATCGAATAGGCTAGCCGCGATCTAGGGTCGAGTGGTTAGTTTTGGCTTGCTTCGTGCGATTTCCGCACAGTGGCGTGCATGGGGATGAGGGCCAGGGCTAGGTCAATCCAGGAGGGTCCAGAGGTGGGCTAGGAAGGGATGGTTCAAGGCTGGTTTAAGTTTGTTTGGCGTAGGGTCGAAGATTTGCTTCAATGGTGCAACTAAGGTTAGGGTCACAAGTGCAGCAAAATTCCAGCAAGGTTTCAGCAGCTTACGAGGGTCTTAATTAGTCTGATTTAGGTTTTTTAGGGACTGGTAGGGTGTGAATAAGTCATGATTTAAATTTGGgaagatttggttaagtttcgggttaaaatcgggacctCGGTCCAAGTGTTAAAACGAATCGTAAAATTTACGAAATAGGCTCGAGGTATTGTCTAAAAAAtggttataaatatgttttgaggtttccataagcaaaatgatcattttacactcgggtcgagttagcagtcctggaaGCGCCCTGATCACcaaaattgcatgtttaaaatgcaTATGTTAttatgaacatgaatttttatgaaaatacgttgcatgcctagttttaagaaaatatacgtatatgcatgatttttataagtgatgaatacgatgacatgtttttaAAGGAAGAGAGTTGAttatgactaatacgaacacgaacatataaggtcaaggctcagtggatAGATAAAATTGTCACTAATATCTCCGCtgtcgggtaccgcggttatacgtagatggatccatcgactagagctgatacgaaagtcacaactaattatctgaattcaaataaagaaatgaacacgtatatatTCATATAATGAAATATGTTATGGATACGTTTATTCTTTGTCatgttatgtttaagttcacgcttttagatcatgaagtttattttaattacattactTTTCACTGccgcatgttatgtatatgtatttgttataactgttcaggtgtgttgagtctttagactcactaagtgtgattgatgtaggtgagcATGATAAAGTTGAGACTGGAGGCGCCGAAAACTGAGTAGAAGGAGCTGGAAGTGCGCACGATAACCCGAGGACTTTACGTTTTTCCGCACTATATGTTTACGAGTCAGGAGTGAACCATTGGTTATTTTATACATTTtacatctttttatatgttaatggTTTTGCAGTGTTTTGATTGTTACATCTGAGTTCTTTTAAAACAGTAGTCTAGAAATTGATGAGATTAGATTATTTTAACTGcagtattttattcagtagtcgAATACCTTTTTAAAATGCATGATTGACTGCCTgtattgcatgcatgtgtttgaatatcattttcaaaaatagcttgcaaaaaaaaatttagtagtaTTTCAGTATTAGACGTCACAATATGTCATCTCATGTAttagatgtgatgaaatatatatatgagataTGTGTTTTTTGAGATGAGACTCATGTAttagatgtgatgaaatatataaaaatcgtACATTTTGAGATGAGACTCACGTATtaaatgtgatgaaatatatacacacactacCTAatgatgaatatatatataactgcGAAGTCAATTAATTTAGAAGCTATTATTGGTCGTGTGTGCTCTTCAGTATTAGTAaatttaataagtttttttaatagTATGAAAGTACATTCACAATTACCATTTGGCATTCATTTCAAATAAACAAATACCATTTGGAGTTTATTTATTGCTTACAAAATTATGCAAACTAAGATACCTCCTTTTTAATTGGACAAATTAAAGTTACTTGtacaaaatatacaaaaataacatgaacaaacaaatattcaatttaagTATTTCACACAATCACCATGAAAGCACACAAATGACAAATACAATAATCATTTTGTCGACTTTTAGAGACGAACACGCACCAATATTCATTAAGGTGGACGAGTCTTAGAACTTTCACAAGGGTAATTTATTTCCTCCGAACTTACAGGAACCGAACATCAAAGTTCAGAAATTGCCAAAAAAGAAAGAGTAAATGTTAACGGGAaatgttttcaaaaaattaattttgaagaaGTATTGTGTTGATCAGGGTGGGTTTTCGCATTAGATTCTTAGTTAACCCTTGTGCAAACTTTCCTGATTTCACCTGCGTATTTTCCAGTGACCACACCAATTCTTCCCATTTTCACCATGGAATCACCGAAATCCTTGAAGAAAGTAGGTCCATATTTAATAGACTGATAGGTGAGATAGTCTCTTGTCTCCTTGTTATTTAAAAGGGCTGCATCCGATTCGAAAAGTCCTCGTCTTTTTGACACTAATGTGTAATATGAAACGTCGAATTTCAAGGAACTCCCTGGATCCATCTCTACTATGGAGTTTTGATCTCCAGGCGGACATTTCCTCTTCAGTTCTACGACGTACTTTGGATCCAATGTGGGATCTGCGTCGTTCCTGCCAGTGAAGTTATAGAGACGGTTGCCGAATGACGAACAATGAGATATTCCAATTGTGTGACTACCTGCTTAGTTGATGCATCAAAACTATTAAAAGGTAAAATTATTGTTACAAATATATGTTCAGTTAATCGGTTAGGTTGCAACTTTTGGAACAAATGGTGAACTTATAAAAACTTCTTTATTTTGAAAGACGAATTTCAGTTGATAAACtatttgaaatttcagttttcgAAGAAACTGCATAGAAaattggaaaaagaaaaaaaaaattgatttaacaAACGACTTCATCTCTTGAAGGGACCTAATTTCGTTTGATTGAGTTGGAAAGATCAATGAAGTACGTACCTGATAATACAACAAGATCCTTGACGCTTAAGCCTCTATTTTTAAATCCTTGAATCAAGGCATTAATGTTTGCAGAAGGTGGTATTAATTGAGTCAAGGCTTCATTCAAGATCGAAACCTTTCCATCTTTTCGTCCCAATTCGACTTCCCAGTGTGGCCCCATGATCTGATCATGTACATGCATAGAAAACAACCAAGATTCGAATTAGTACATGAATATGATAAAACCCATGAAAAAGCTAGCTGATGTTCCagagaaatatatataaattacagaatttatttataaataaaaacctGAAATGTGACATCCCTGGCTACTATGGTTAGTATGTCAGCACATGAAACCAAGTTGGGACAAGCTTTCTCCACCGCAGCCTTCACTTGATCTATTACTTCAAATCCTCTCAGGCTAAGATTTGGGAGAGCGTCCTTCTCAGATTGTTTATTGCGAGACTCCAACAAGACCGAACCATCACAACCCTAGACAGACGATAATACGACGATAAAAGGATTGTTAATTTTTAATACATTGTAGAAAAACCAAGATAGACTATCTAGAATGCATAAGCTGGATATCAATAAGGTTTTTCGTCAGTTAGTATTTGATTTTTGGATGAGATTGGGCTGAGAGATTGAGGGAAATAAGCCTAGAGGTAAATGAACtttggaataaaaaataaagattaaatGAATCCATCctcatatataattatattgcaCAAATAATGAACATGCATGCAAGTATTAATTAAGCCTAAAAgacatcaaaattattttgttaaacaTAATTATAAACGAGCCACTTGATATAAACACGACACATCAAAACAAGATTTGTGTAGACTAGAGAACTTcacatctttatttttaaaaaattcaaattaaaagtGAGATAGAACTTATCAGTAtcgaaataaaattaaagaaatcagAAACGAACCAAGGGTTAAccaagaatatatatatatatatatatgaagattAAGATGCAGTTTgactataaaaatatatagatatattaCCCTGACGAAACAATCATGAAATTGCATTCTTAACAAAGGAGCTGCGAGAGTGGGATCTTTATGTATGACTTGGGATATAATCCCTTTGACAATATATTCAAGCTGCGGGCATTTTTCCTTGTAATACCCTACTTTCAATCCCTGTCCCTTTGCAACACCGAAAATAAAACACCCTAAAAAGGCTAACTTAAAGAAGAAATTTAAGGAAGCCATGAAAGTTCGGTTTCTGTACAGATGAAATTATACTGAAGCCGGAGTCTTGTTTTATAGTGCCGAAAATTGGCCTAGCTAAGATCCATTCAAACAGTCGCCTAAAAATAATCCAAGTCGGTGGGGTTAGGTCGTATGCTACTGTCATTACACACAAACCCATATTTTATAACGAAAAATGTGAAAGTGGCTTTACAATTGTACAATTGGCTTATGGTCACTCCAaactcataaattttaaatttggtaAATGACTGCGGATTGAATAGTTTTTTTTCCTacttatttgtttaattttgagttttagtttactaaattttgttttttataatGATGTTGACGTGACATCGAAAATTGTTGACTTGTCAAATGTCACGTAATCAATCGGATCAAAAtagttgaaaattaaaaatctagcttaccaaaatcaaatttcaaaatcCATAATTAGACAAGtcaataaactaaaaataatcatttttccaGTGAGTGTTATGTTGGCTTTTGCAATAGAATTGTAAATATGCTTATGTActtgtaaatatatatacaactgAGCTTTTACAGAATTATTTGGAGATTGTGGAACAATAATTTAATATGTtcaatatcaaaattaattattattattttattgtggaacaataatataatatgttcaatatcaaaattaattattatttaaaaaaaaaagaagaagtcaAATCCAATAACGGAAGAGATATATTTATTCCATTATCAACGTTTCACAAATAATCTCAAAAGGCTAGTGAGTAAAGACTAGAGTTACATGTGGACTCAGTAAACTGTACCATGCTTTTAAAATTGTTGgatatataatattgtaaaAAAATTGGCGTGTGCTGCTCATCAATAAATATTGAAGTTAAATAATGTTCATTCTTATTTTACTAATACATACTtgcatgtatattatttataaCCCTTAAGACTTTCTCGTGTTAGGTACAGGTTAGTTAGTAAgcatatatgtttatttaattttttatttgatacaaTGTGTAATGCgttttttcatataaaaaaacacCATGTAGCCTCCTTACAACATTTAGATTATCATTCCGGATATTATCTGTAACGTTCATGGGTCATAGGTTTGTTCAATATGATTCTCAATTCATACTCATACTTTATGAAATTGGTATAACATTCGAAGAATCTAAGTACTTAAATCTGGATGTCCTGATTTTGAGCGTTTGAGGAGACGAAAAAAACCACTTCTAAATGtgagatattctatgagtgacgATGCATGAGTATAGACTACGGCTCATATTGGACCAGCCTACGGCCCATGACCAATAGTGATACATGGGTATGAGTTGAAGCTCATATTGGACCAATCTACGGCCAATGATCGTTACATTATCCCAATGTATGAGCTATGACTTATGGTGGACTAACCTACGACCTATGACCAATAATGATACATGGATATTAATTGAAGCTCATGTTAGACTAACCTATGGATCATTATCGTTTCATTATCCCAATGATAGAATCGGATACATCATATATGAAATATGGAGCCACCGGTTATATTTGACTATTGTTAAATGTGGTGTCACTAATTGCAagttgtaatttaaaaaataaaaaataaaagagaacgTGCGAAAGGCCATAGAAAGTTTCCTGATTGAATACAAAACTCAGGGTTTGATCTCTTCAATTTCAAATATCCACAGCAACTTTACatgatcaaattttaaaattaataaatgttGCAAAATAACGAGCTTGGTCAGAATATTAATTTTCTATaactttaattttatatttgaatcaCGCGGATGCGTGTGAATGTGAACAAAatcggaatttaaaatttttctaaacaaccaaggattttctattttttttaaaaaaaaaaaatcagtgttTTATAAGTGAAAAAACTTGTATATATTTAGATAAGATTTTTTAGAtgtggattttttttatgtttttagaaCTTTTAATACCTTTTGAACGGTAAGAATGTCTTTACCGGATAGATGTTCAAACACTTATTTATTCTTAAATcaacttataaattttttttaaaaaaatttataaaaatattttacttaaaaaaatttataaaaatattttacaagtaCTTATTCAAACGAAACCCTATTCTCCAAGTAACTTGTTATCTCCCAAAATTGGCATATGGTTTTCAAGTTCAAGATTAATCAATTATCACTCTAAAATTTGTGGCATTTATAAGTttggaaatgattttttttccccaTTGTTGTACACGATGTCATGTCCCAAACTCGAAGTACAATATCAGCAAAGTTATGAGATATTAAGGTACCATTAAGTGCGAATTATAGAACATTATAttagtttattaaaaaatttatttcatccaATGTTGGACTCAAGTCCTACAAATGATTAGATTTATATATAAATCACAATGTTATCCgtatatattgatttatcataCTTTTATCATATATCATTCATCATTTCATCTCACGAGCCGAACAGTggcttaaaaattaaaatttcaagaacacTAAACATTGTTTCTAGTACATAAATATCATAGAAAGTAGTAAAATTTTATTGCACGATTGTAGTAgcattataattacattttaaatattgaaaaacttaaaattctTGTCGTTATAAgaagatatatatcaaaagaaGTCAAATAGAAATATTTGTGGTTGTGGTAACGGAAGCAATATACAGCAATATGTCTTGATAGGAAATTATGgacttttctttaatttatttctccTTAATCTTGTTCTTATTTGAAAAAGATTGGAAGAAGCGACTTGACATGAAAATGACTCGACAAATTTGGGGTACTCAATTAATTGTCGTCTTGTTACAAACATTTTACGAAAAACAAAAATGACTACGATCGCtttcataacaaataatatggaacaaaaaataaaatttaaatagttCAATAATTTGTCCCCATTGGTATAACACATAGAAGATGAAACTGAAATATTAAAGTTGTTAATGACAAATTAATATcagtttttaaaagtttattatGATCTTAAAAAGACTTTGTTGATCATAAACGtatatgaaataaatatattgtgtgtatcagattTTTAGTACTGTGACACAGTGTTGTCAACACGAGTGTACAACATGCTGCGAAAATCAATTATAAACATActtatatgattttaataaataaaggacatgtttaaattatgtaCAAGTATTTTATACTTGTACAATGCCTCAAgacaaaaattcactagaaaatatgtAGATCGTTTACACGaaacaatactagtgaaacTAATCAAACCAAATTCCTTGACACTGTAAggaattaaaacgcattaaaatATCCCAAACTAAAAACTAGATGCATAAACCGAATTttgcttaaaataaataaaagaacacTCTTCTATCAACATTCTGAGTGAGTATAGTTCTTCAAGTGTCTTCAACACCAATCAACAACACGATATAAACGTGAATCAATCACTCAAATTCTTCAACCCTGGACTTCGTGTATATTCAGAAAAACTCCAGTTCACCGAAAAGCCCTCAACCGGCTGTAAGGTCATCTCTATTTATATCTCATGCTTGACCTAAACATCATTCCATAAAAGAGTTCTAGAAAATATATATGGAAACAAGATTTTCATTAGatataaaactcttttaaataaGGATAAACTATTTTAGAGACAAAAACCATATTTAACCAATATCATAATATCTAGAGATAAATTAAGCAAGATCTTTTAATTCAGAAATGCAAAATCttaaattgataatatcaatttagaaaataataataacggAATAAATTATTCCTTTCGGATCTTACTAACATGTCCGAGCGACATATTCATCCACGATATGAGGGTAAAGTAatgtttattgatttttttattccatGTTAATTACACCTTGAGCGTGTCTCCATAAATGTGAGAGACTCACGTGTCGGCTAATGATTTTGGGACATGGGGATTATTATTCTAGGAGAAGTATGGAAGTCCCAAAGAAAGTATAACGTTTGTTATGCTTATACAATATTAATCTAAGCTTGATTCCGACTCTCATGATTTAAGGTATCGTGTATTTAGCTCCATTAAAGATATTCTATTTGTGGTAGAAAGCCCAAATGAAATGGTGCAATAAGAAAGATTCCGGACTTTTTTCATGGGCTCGATCGATAAGAACAAACAAATTGTAAATATTCAACTAGTATTTAGTTTTATAAGACGGAGTTGTCATatctatatttaaaatgaaaaataatattttttatgaattagaTGAGTTGTATATATCTCTCATAACTTGTGAATagtttttgtgttaattttaatgttttcaattATTAGTTATGtcaatttatcattttaattatatGGACCACTGCTTATTGATGGTGCCACATCGAAATATTATTctttttaccatttttttaagagtagatctcttgtgagacgatctcacgaatctttatctgtgagacgggtcaatcataccgatattcataataaaaattaatacttttagcataaaaagtaatactttttcattaatgacccaaataagagatccgtctcacaaaatatgacccgtgagaccgtctcatacaagtttttttacttttttttaattatcttaataattaaacaaaaccCTACAattatagttatttttattgaatgtaAAATGGTTGAACAATATAATACAATAGGTTAAATTGGTTAAACAAAAATGGTTGAACAATATAATACAATAGATTAAAATGGTTAAACAAAAATGGTTGAACAATATAATACAATAGACTAAAATGGTTgaacaatataataaaatagattaattaaatgtgtatattttatatggtttaaATCGATTTAAATGAGAATactctatgtttttttttattaatggaataataaatttacaatacCGTTGATAGATATATACCCTctctatatattttatatttacattCAAGTAATTgcaaatttgatttattaatttttacctaAATAgatgtaaataaaaatattgaataacTTAAATACTAaaagagaaaataaataaattatttaattaatgattaGAGGTCATAGTCTTGTATCAAATCAAGTTGTCAATTGGTCATATCATCTATTCACGGCACTTGTTGCAGATCTGGTGACCCAACTCACCAAAACATGCATATCCAAAAGGAAAATTAAAGATAAGTCCGAAGTTAATCATAcgcattttttaataattaattattcgcagtgattatattattaacaaaaaaatttctattaccAAATCAATTTTAATACTCTAAACTATAtagaaaacacaaaaaaaaatatttggggGACGGATTTCCTATttagataattaattaaattattgaaccaaaataaaaaaaaatgacaaattgCTGGCAAATTCTTTTTTTCCTAATATAAATCAgcgagagagaaaaaaaatcatgtacGAAATCGGATTCCAATTAAAATTACTAAATCGTGTCAAGTCACCAGCCCAGATAATACTTCAAATCAAACAGATCCTACTTTGATAGTTGAAACTCCGTCTGCAACCTTGAATATTTTACATGCCAAAAAAAAGATTCTCAGAAACTTAAAATTTGCAGTCGAAGGAAAAAGCTCTTCTTTTagtattaattaattcttttaGTATTAATTAAgtttgaaatttgaagttttACCAAATTACTACAACTCACCTCTTTGTAAGAAAATTAGTCTTCAATTCTTCTGCAACTcaactttatatttatttttatctgcGTGTTTGTTTTCCATTTTCAAGTTCTGATTATTATGAGTTCTTCGTTCAAATTTGTTTGAAGGAGCTGGGAATTCAATGGGCAGTGATCATCATAATCATGTGGGTGgagaatttgaggaaaaaaGAGCTTTATCTGATGATAAATTTGTAGTGGAGATGGAGCCATTTTCTCTTATCATTGACGAACAAATGAATGTCAACCCATCGTTTACGGCAAGTACTTTCAATTCAGATTAAATAACTGCGAGTGTCTGttgattaataattttcttgaatttcttattttacattaatGTTTTgtctatttaaataaaaatataattgattcAATCTTCTATTGttaaatatacaatatataaacttttatcgaaatatatatattggatGAACTTTTTAAAAgggctttatttatttattttttaaaacggta of the Primulina huaijiensis isolate GDHJ02 chromosome 1, ASM1229523v2, whole genome shotgun sequence genome contains:
- the LOC140987483 gene encoding peroxidase 27-like; translated protein: MASLNFFFKLAFLGCFIFGVAKGQGLKVGYYKEKCPQLEYIVKGIISQVIHKDPTLAAPLLRMQFHDCFVRGCDGSVLLESRNKQSEKDALPNLSLRGFEVIDQVKAAVEKACPNLVSCADILTIVARDVTFQIMGPHWEVELGRKDGKVSILNEALTQLIPPSANINALIQGFKNRGLSVKDLVVLSGSHTIGISHCSSFGNRLYNFTGRNDADPTLDPKYVVELKRKCPPGDQNSIVEMDPGSSLKFDVSYYTLVSKRRGLFESDAALLNNKETRDYLTYQSIKYGPTFFKDFGDSMVKMGRIGVVTGKYAGEIRKVCTRVN